The proteins below come from a single Mycobacterium parmense genomic window:
- a CDS encoding Zn-ribbon domain-containing OB-fold protein, with protein MTQVLSIGTYLPPWTVRDRRVKGPDEDALTMAVAAGRAADPEATAQRVAMVSRDFPLLEGGNGAVLLAALSLPADTPVAEVLGGAPAVLDQICNAGERTLVIAADDNDLAAGAGAVLTGGGGVTLTPAARQTRSLPLTARGEDGARHAYVDPRLQREVGVRSTLTRLGLTGSPALAAVAGVPLAQIASDFDTSRAVADPSVCASAIIRLLADAIEAGTQGLLLAVEQSSISAADLAFGGATPGISRDEFPARELPKMRVADGVGIPISMPAYARAFEPKIRWEAAVFEESPGIDAAPQFPPRLRVDNAGRLASEYRLESLPRTGTVYTHTTVRIPVPDVPSPYSLAVVQLDGSPVRVLLKVTGVPAGEATIGQPGSVVLRRIATRAGIPDYGYAFWPGRTLEGAVA; from the coding sequence ATGACTCAGGTTCTGTCGATCGGCACCTATCTGCCGCCATGGACGGTGCGCGACCGGCGGGTCAAGGGACCCGATGAGGACGCGCTGACGATGGCCGTCGCCGCCGGTCGCGCTGCCGATCCCGAGGCCACGGCGCAACGCGTGGCGATGGTGTCGCGTGACTTTCCACTGCTGGAGGGCGGCAACGGCGCGGTGCTGTTGGCTGCGTTGTCCCTGCCGGCCGACACCCCCGTCGCCGAGGTCCTCGGCGGTGCGCCCGCCGTGCTGGACCAAATCTGCAACGCCGGCGAACGCACCTTGGTGATCGCCGCCGACGACAACGATCTCGCGGCGGGGGCCGGGGCGGTGCTCACGGGCGGCGGCGGCGTCACGCTGACCCCGGCGGCGCGCCAGACGCGGAGCCTGCCGCTGACGGCCCGAGGGGAGGACGGCGCGCGCCATGCCTACGTCGACCCCCGGCTGCAACGCGAGGTGGGGGTGCGCTCCACCCTGACCCGACTGGGCCTGACCGGAAGCCCGGCGCTGGCCGCCGTGGCAGGCGTGCCGCTGGCGCAGATCGCGAGCGACTTCGACACATCGCGGGCCGTCGCCGACCCCAGTGTCTGCGCGTCGGCGATCATCCGGCTGCTCGCCGACGCGATCGAGGCGGGCACGCAGGGCTTGTTGCTCGCCGTCGAGCAGTCCAGCATCAGCGCGGCCGACCTCGCGTTCGGGGGCGCGACGCCCGGGATCTCCCGCGACGAATTTCCGGCGCGGGAGCTACCCAAGATGCGCGTTGCCGACGGCGTCGGCATTCCGATTTCGATGCCCGCGTACGCGCGCGCTTTCGAGCCGAAGATCCGTTGGGAAGCAGCGGTTTTCGAAGAGAGCCCGGGCATCGATGCCGCGCCGCAGTTTCCACCGCGGCTGCGAGTCGACAATGCCGGGCGGTTGGCCAGCGAGTACCGGCTCGAGTCGCTGCCGCGAACCGGCACCGTATACACCCACACCACCGTGCGGATTCCGGTGCCCGACGTGCCCAGCCCGTACTCCCTGGCCGTCGTTCAACTCGACGGCAGCCCGGTGCGGGTGCTGCTGAAAGTCACCGGTGTGCCCGCGGGTGAGGCGACGATCGGACAGCCTGGCTCGGTGGTGTTGCGCAGGATCGCCACTCGCGCCGGCATTCCCGATTACGGCTACGCCTTCTGGCCCGGACGGACGCTGGAAGGAGCGGTTGCGTGA
- a CDS encoding thiolase C-terminal domain-containing protein, with translation MRKVAIVGAGMTPFAEHFELGIKDLVPMAYAEAVANVDKGIQKSELEAAWFGELATTDGFPSGILADTLDLTDIPVTRVENACATGNDAIRNGTLAIASGLYDVVLVVGADKVRETSSNTTFWDWAAMTRDNAWDYPLGLVAPANFALHVMRYLHESPATKEHMAMVAVKNHFHAVNNPKAQLRYEITVEQALAAPIVVEPFGLYDCTPQSDGAAAVILAAEDVVDRYTDRPVWVRGVGLGMDRVMHQHKTDMTTFPPTVRAAKAAMAMAGVTPRDIDVAEVHDCFTGVELISYEDLGFAHRFEAYKLVEGREHYVGGSIPINPSGGLKAKGHPPGATGVAQCYELFNQLRGEAENQVDGARIALAHNIGGPTAVSAVTVLSNEKN, from the coding sequence GTGAGAAAAGTCGCCATCGTCGGCGCGGGGATGACGCCCTTCGCCGAACACTTCGAACTGGGTATCAAGGATCTGGTGCCGATGGCCTACGCCGAAGCGGTCGCCAACGTTGACAAGGGCATTCAGAAGTCTGAGCTCGAAGCCGCGTGGTTCGGCGAGCTAGCGACCACCGACGGGTTCCCGTCCGGCATTTTGGCCGACACCCTCGATCTGACCGATATCCCGGTAACCCGCGTCGAAAATGCCTGTGCCACCGGCAATGACGCGATCCGGAACGGCACGCTGGCCATCGCCTCCGGCCTCTACGATGTGGTGCTCGTAGTCGGGGCCGACAAGGTCCGCGAGACCTCCTCGAACACCACGTTCTGGGACTGGGCGGCGATGACCCGCGACAACGCGTGGGACTACCCGCTGGGGCTGGTTGCGCCCGCCAACTTCGCGCTGCACGTGATGCGGTATCTGCACGAGTCTCCGGCGACGAAGGAGCACATGGCGATGGTGGCGGTGAAGAACCATTTCCACGCGGTGAACAACCCGAAAGCTCAACTGCGCTATGAGATCACCGTCGAGCAGGCGCTGGCTGCGCCGATCGTGGTCGAACCCTTCGGACTCTACGACTGCACCCCGCAGAGCGACGGCGCGGCCGCGGTGATCTTGGCTGCGGAGGACGTCGTCGACCGCTACACCGACCGTCCCGTCTGGGTTCGCGGCGTGGGGCTGGGGATGGACCGGGTGATGCACCAGCATAAGACGGACATGACGACGTTTCCGCCGACGGTGCGTGCCGCCAAGGCCGCGATGGCGATGGCCGGGGTGACGCCGCGCGACATCGACGTCGCCGAGGTCCACGACTGCTTCACCGGGGTCGAGCTGATCAGCTACGAAGATCTGGGGTTCGCACACCGTTTCGAGGCCTACAAGTTGGTGGAAGGCCGCGAACACTATGTGGGCGGATCGATTCCGATCAACCCGAGTGGCGGGTTGAAGGCCAAGGGGCATCCGCCGGGTGCCACCGGCGTGGCGCAGTGCTACGAACTGTTCAACCAGCTTCGCGGTGAGGCCGAGAATCAAGTCGACGGTGCGCGCATCGCGTTGGCCCACAACATCGGCGGGCCGACCGCGGTCTCCGCGGTCACTGTCCTTTCCAACGAGAAGAACTGA
- a CDS encoding acyl-CoA dehydrogenase family protein: MSALAGGIFAATDSQNDDTQLRQLVDDLGQRSYDAGLGHRGIPDQFDAELWGNLEDTGLARLTSTPDMGAGPRELAIALYGVARHAGAVPLAETDALAGWLGQQAGIELPNGPLTAAVADAETDGARVTGTATGVPWARACAAALLAVTTPSRLRVGVIDVIPGQLREGHNLAGEPRDSLVFDVPADQLYDVDPALGAELARRGAWSRCVQTIGVLDAAAALSVQHTRQRVQFGRPLSAFQSVQQSLAGMAGEIETARAAAELAVAAAAEHGFNSPHTDYAVTVAKVAVGRAVGPVTSVAHQLHGAIGVTSEHPLWLFTLRAQSWTADYGTTANYARRLGRLVLAAEDPWSLMTGDPPEVENNG; this comes from the coding sequence ATGAGCGCGCTGGCTGGCGGGATATTCGCCGCGACCGACTCTCAAAATGACGACACGCAGCTGCGTCAGCTCGTCGACGACCTCGGGCAGCGCTCCTACGACGCCGGGCTGGGCCACCGCGGCATCCCCGACCAGTTCGACGCCGAGCTCTGGGGCAACCTCGAGGACACCGGGCTGGCCAGGCTGACGAGCACGCCCGACATGGGAGCCGGCCCGCGCGAGTTGGCCATTGCGCTTTACGGCGTGGCCCGCCACGCCGGCGCGGTGCCGTTGGCCGAAACCGACGCGCTTGCCGGGTGGCTGGGCCAGCAGGCCGGGATCGAGCTCCCCAACGGGCCGCTGACCGCTGCCGTCGCCGATGCCGAAACCGACGGCGCCAGGGTCACCGGCACCGCGACCGGCGTGCCATGGGCGCGAGCGTGCGCCGCCGCCCTGCTGGCCGTCACCACGCCCTCCAGGCTGCGGGTCGGTGTTATCGACGTGATCCCCGGCCAACTGCGGGAAGGTCACAACCTAGCGGGCGAACCCCGCGATTCGCTCGTGTTCGACGTGCCGGCCGACCAGCTGTACGACGTCGACCCGGCGCTCGGCGCCGAGCTGGCTCGGCGCGGCGCATGGTCACGCTGTGTGCAGACCATCGGGGTGCTGGACGCTGCCGCAGCGCTGTCGGTGCAGCACACCCGGCAGCGCGTCCAGTTCGGTCGTCCGCTCAGCGCTTTCCAGTCGGTGCAGCAGTCACTGGCCGGCATGGCCGGGGAAATCGAAACAGCTCGTGCTGCTGCGGAATTGGCTGTCGCAGCCGCGGCCGAGCACGGCTTCAACTCCCCCCACACCGACTATGCCGTCACCGTCGCGAAGGTCGCAGTCGGTCGCGCCGTCGGCCCGGTCACCAGCGTCGCCCATCAGTTGCACGGCGCGATCGGCGTCACCAGTGAGCACCCGCTGTGGCTGTTCACCCTGCGCGCTCAGAGCTGGACCGCGGACTACGGCACGACCGCGAACTACGCACGACGGCTCGGCCGGCTGGTGCTGGCCGCGGAGGATCCGTGGAGCTTGATGACGGGCGATCCGCCTGAAGTGGAAAACAACGGTTAA
- a CDS encoding FadR/GntR family transcriptional regulator: MEVTSLREPKMADRVATVLRRMFIRGEITEGTMLPPESELMERFGVSRPTLREAFRVLESESLIQVQRGVRGGARVTRPQRETLARYAGLILEYEGVTVKDVYDARVTLEVPMVEQLAKDRNPTVIAELEQIVERESQLNPGGEAVDQLTDFHAAIARLSGNSTLQIVSDMLHHIIEKANRSLQPTKGTRAEQAVRRSAKTHRMVLDLIKDGDAEKAGQLWKRHLQKAEEFVLTGAELSTVVDLLE, encoded by the coding sequence ATGGAGGTCACCAGTCTTCGGGAACCGAAGATGGCCGATCGGGTGGCCACAGTGCTGAGGCGGATGTTTATCCGCGGCGAGATCACCGAAGGCACCATGTTGCCGCCGGAATCGGAGCTGATGGAGCGTTTCGGCGTGTCCCGGCCAACGCTGCGGGAAGCGTTCCGCGTGCTCGAGTCGGAGTCGCTGATCCAGGTTCAGCGTGGGGTACGCGGCGGGGCCCGCGTCACCCGCCCCCAGCGCGAGACACTCGCCCGCTACGCCGGGTTGATCCTCGAATACGAAGGCGTCACGGTCAAGGACGTCTACGACGCACGAGTGACGCTCGAGGTTCCGATGGTCGAGCAGTTGGCCAAGGACCGCAATCCCACGGTGATCGCCGAACTCGAGCAGATCGTCGAACGCGAATCGCAGCTGAATCCCGGCGGCGAAGCCGTCGATCAGCTCACCGACTTCCACGCCGCAATCGCGCGGTTGTCCGGCAACAGCACCCTACAAATCGTCAGCGACATGCTGCATCACATCATCGAGAAGGCCAACCGGTCGCTGCAGCCCACCAAGGGCACTCGCGCCGAGCAGGCGGTCCGCCGCTCGGCGAAGACGCACCGGATGGTGCTGGACTTGATCAAGGACGGCGACGCCGAAAAGGCCGGCCAGCTCTGGAAGCGGCACCTGCAGAAGGCAGAAGAGTTCGTCTTGACCGGCGCCGAATTGTCCACCGTCGTTGACCTTCTCGAATGA
- a CDS encoding SDR family oxidoreductase, producing MTVAKFDGASAIVSGGAGGLGEATVRRLHADGLGVVIADLAADKGKALADELGSRALFVSTDVTSEDSVLGAIEQANQLGQLRYAVVAHGGFGVAQRIVQRDGSPADFGGFTKTIDLYLNGTYNMARLVAAAVATAEPRDGGERGALVLTASIAGYEGQIGQTAYAAAKAGVIGLTIAAARDLSSVGIRVNTIAPGTMKTPIMESVGEEAIAKFAANVPFPKRLGSPDEFADAATFLLTNGYVNGEVMRLDGAQRFTPK from the coding sequence GTGACTGTAGCGAAATTCGACGGAGCGTCGGCGATTGTCAGCGGCGGCGCGGGTGGCCTGGGCGAGGCGACGGTCCGTCGGCTCCATGCCGACGGACTCGGCGTGGTGATCGCCGATCTCGCCGCCGACAAGGGTAAGGCTCTGGCCGACGAGCTGGGCAGTCGAGCGCTGTTCGTGAGCACCGACGTGACGAGTGAGGACAGCGTTCTCGGCGCGATCGAGCAGGCCAACCAGCTCGGTCAGCTGCGCTACGCGGTGGTCGCCCACGGCGGTTTCGGTGTGGCGCAACGGATCGTGCAGCGCGACGGCAGCCCCGCGGACTTCGGCGGCTTCACCAAGACGATCGATCTCTATCTCAATGGCACCTACAACATGGCCCGACTCGTGGCCGCAGCCGTGGCCACCGCAGAACCCCGCGATGGCGGCGAGCGGGGCGCGCTGGTGCTCACCGCCTCGATTGCGGGCTACGAGGGGCAGATCGGGCAGACCGCCTATGCCGCCGCGAAAGCCGGTGTCATCGGGTTGACCATCGCCGCCGCCCGCGACCTGAGTTCGGTGGGCATCCGGGTCAACACCATCGCGCCGGGCACCATGAAGACGCCGATCATGGAGTCTGTCGGCGAAGAGGCCATCGCCAAGTTCGCCGCCAACGTGCCGTTCCCGAAACGACTCGGCTCCCCCGATGAGTTTGCCGACGCGGCCACGTTCCTGCTCACCAACGGCTACGTCAACGGCGAGGTAATGCGCCTCGACGGCGCGCAGCGCTTCACTCCGAAGTAG
- a CDS encoding SDR family oxidoreductase, producing the protein MKHRVVVVTGASRGIGAAVAVRAAADGAAVALLAKTQTPNPKIAGTLAETADAVRRAGGRALPLTCDVRDAAAVAAAVEAAADAFGGIDVVVNNAGALDLRPTAQLPPKSLRRLLEVNVEGPFAIVQAALPYLRRSGNAHVVNVAPPLNMDPRWVGAHVGHTVGKYAESLLTLGWAEEFASVPIAVNSLWPATTIASTGMMVAMGEETVRAQARSPQVMAEAVHALVTRPAAACSGHFYTDEEILREEGRVDLSEYRLAANEDDLTPNFYLLSAPVPTV; encoded by the coding sequence TTGAAGCACCGCGTGGTCGTGGTCACCGGCGCGAGCCGCGGCATCGGAGCCGCCGTGGCCGTGCGGGCCGCCGCCGATGGCGCTGCCGTGGCCCTGTTGGCTAAGACTCAGACGCCGAATCCCAAGATCGCGGGCACCCTTGCCGAGACCGCGGACGCCGTGCGACGTGCCGGCGGTCGGGCGTTGCCGCTGACGTGCGATGTGCGCGACGCGGCAGCGGTCGCAGCGGCAGTCGAGGCGGCAGCCGACGCGTTCGGTGGCATCGACGTCGTCGTCAACAACGCCGGAGCCCTGGATCTACGACCGACCGCGCAGCTACCGCCCAAAAGCCTGCGCCGGCTGCTGGAGGTCAATGTCGAAGGGCCGTTCGCGATTGTGCAGGCCGCACTTCCGTACTTGCGCCGGTCGGGCAACGCGCACGTGGTCAATGTCGCTCCCCCGCTGAATATGGACCCCCGATGGGTTGGTGCCCATGTCGGGCACACCGTGGGCAAGTACGCCGAGAGCCTGCTTACCTTGGGATGGGCCGAGGAATTCGCCTCGGTACCGATCGCGGTGAATTCGCTGTGGCCGGCCACCACGATCGCCAGTACGGGAATGATGGTCGCAATGGGCGAGGAAACGGTGCGGGCGCAGGCCCGCAGCCCGCAGGTCATGGCCGAGGCGGTGCACGCGCTGGTCACCCGTCCCGCCGCGGCGTGCAGCGGCCACTTCTACACCGACGAGGAGATCCTTCGCGAGGAGGGCCGCGTCGACCTGTCGGAGTACCGACTGGCCGCCAACGAAGATGACCTGACGCCCAACTTCTACCTTCTGTCGGCCCCGGTGCCTACGGTTTAG
- a CDS encoding enoyl-CoA hydratase/isomerase family protein, which produces MTTSEIATLPGYEEFAPWLLVEKRGNVHVVSINRPEAFNAVNEQVHHAFATIWRVLTADDDVRAVVTTGIGKAFSAGGDMVMFGRLIEDPVARQFQITEARTVFLEVINFPKPLVSAVNGPAVGLGCSIALLSDFLVMGESSYLADPHVAVGLVAGDGGAAMLPLLIGLMKAKEYVLLGDRITPSIADKLNLVTKVATDDTVLDEALAIGERLAGLPPQALRASKVAMNMHLSRAALGVLEYALAEEYTSFSTPEFKERVAAFRARSKK; this is translated from the coding sequence ATGACCACTTCCGAGATCGCCACGCTGCCCGGCTACGAAGAGTTTGCGCCGTGGCTGCTGGTGGAGAAGCGCGGCAACGTCCACGTCGTGAGCATCAACCGGCCCGAGGCGTTCAACGCCGTCAACGAACAGGTCCACCACGCGTTCGCCACGATCTGGCGGGTGCTGACTGCCGACGACGACGTACGGGCGGTGGTGACGACCGGTATCGGTAAGGCGTTCTCGGCCGGCGGTGACATGGTGATGTTCGGGCGCCTCATCGAGGATCCGGTGGCACGTCAGTTTCAGATCACCGAGGCCCGCACGGTGTTTCTCGAGGTGATCAATTTTCCCAAGCCGCTGGTGTCGGCTGTCAACGGCCCGGCTGTCGGGCTCGGCTGCTCGATCGCTTTGTTGAGCGACTTCCTGGTGATGGGGGAGAGCAGCTACCTGGCCGACCCGCATGTCGCGGTCGGCTTGGTGGCCGGTGACGGCGGTGCCGCGATGCTTCCGCTGCTGATCGGCCTGATGAAAGCCAAAGAGTATGTGCTGCTCGGGGATCGGATCACCCCTAGCATTGCGGACAAGCTGAACCTCGTCACCAAAGTGGCCACCGATGACACCGTGCTCGACGAGGCGCTCGCAATAGGAGAGCGGCTGGCCGGGCTGCCGCCCCAGGCCCTGCGCGCCAGCAAGGTCGCGATGAACATGCACCTGTCGCGGGCCGCGCTCGGTGTGCTGGAGTACGCGCTGGCCGAGGAATACACGTCGTTCTCGACCCCGGAGTTCAAGGAGCGGGTGGCCGCGTTCCGGGCGCGCTCGAAGAAGTAG
- a CDS encoding enoyl-CoA hydratase/isomerase family protein, with protein sequence MSEGLNGGPRPPDGDWLGTPFLTFERQGAFAICTLDRPQARNAMTPAMYFGIRYAVSRVNADPDLAGLLITGTGDVFAPGGDLGQAAEDNWMDFASTMGMDVTPFDVLRQSPKPVVSAVNGLCQGGGLQIAMCSDIAVVSERATFRVPELFRGIADTYYSQVLARLIGPVRTKDLMFTGRTLSAEEAVDWGMVARMVPHDDLLDVAKELLAQCCRTAPGARGVIKASLDNYLGLFDRIGMQASLFGPEAREGFRAFKQKNSPAWVHPELQVDGRL encoded by the coding sequence ATGTCCGAAGGCCTCAATGGCGGTCCCCGTCCTCCCGATGGCGACTGGCTGGGAACCCCGTTCCTGACATTCGAACGCCAAGGTGCATTCGCGATCTGCACCCTGGACCGTCCGCAGGCACGTAATGCGATGACGCCCGCCATGTATTTCGGGATCCGATACGCGGTCAGCCGCGTCAACGCCGATCCCGATCTCGCCGGCCTGCTCATCACCGGAACCGGCGACGTCTTCGCGCCGGGTGGAGATTTGGGACAGGCCGCCGAGGACAATTGGATGGACTTTGCCTCCACCATGGGAATGGACGTCACGCCTTTCGACGTCCTGCGACAGTCTCCGAAACCGGTCGTGTCCGCAGTCAATGGGCTGTGCCAAGGTGGCGGCCTGCAGATCGCCATGTGCAGTGACATCGCGGTGGTCAGCGAGCGGGCCACCTTCCGCGTGCCCGAGTTGTTCCGTGGCATCGCTGACACCTACTACAGCCAGGTGTTGGCACGCTTGATCGGCCCGGTCCGCACGAAGGACCTGATGTTCACCGGCCGCACGCTGTCCGCAGAGGAGGCCGTCGACTGGGGCATGGTGGCCAGGATGGTTCCCCACGACGACCTGCTGGACGTGGCCAAGGAGCTTCTCGCGCAATGCTGCCGGACCGCACCCGGGGCGCGGGGCGTGATCAAAGCCAGTCTCGACAACTACCTGGGGCTGTTCGACCGCATCGGCATGCAGGCCAGCCTCTTCGGTCCCGAAGCCCGCGAAGGCTTCCGGGCCTTCAAGCAGAAGAACTCGCCAGCGTGGGTACATCCCGAGCTTCAGGTGGACGGCCGGTTGTAA
- a CDS encoding acyl-CoA dehydrogenase family protein — MVNSFDALSAREPELVKLRHAVRDFLESDRAEFGWQPGVDSWLAGWDEQFSARLGAAGFIGLTIPQRYGGHGLGHLHRYVVTEELIAAGAPVAAHWTADRQVAPGLLTYGNEEQRERLLPKIVAGQLFSSIGMSEHGAGSDLAAVQTKAVRADGGWLLSGSKVWTSGAHHAHQVVVLARTSPPDPEHRHAGFSQFLVPCDAEGVRIEPIILMSGAHHFNEVLFDQVFVSDADVLGEVGNGWHQVTSELSFERSGPERILSTGPLLFAAIRALGGGPVPDGRTAADIGDLMARLISLRQLSLSVARTLTDGGDAANQAALVKDLGTRFEAESVGLIADLLEAVPPNSELETMLSTAWLHKPMFTLRGGTNEVLRGVIARGMGLR, encoded by the coding sequence GTGGTGAATTCGTTCGACGCGTTGAGCGCCCGTGAGCCCGAGTTGGTCAAGCTGCGGCACGCCGTGCGCGACTTCTTGGAGTCCGACCGTGCTGAATTCGGCTGGCAGCCCGGCGTCGATTCATGGCTGGCCGGGTGGGACGAGCAGTTCTCGGCGCGGCTTGGCGCCGCCGGATTCATCGGCCTGACCATCCCGCAGCGTTACGGCGGCCACGGCCTCGGGCACCTGCACCGCTACGTGGTCACCGAGGAGCTGATCGCAGCGGGTGCGCCCGTGGCCGCGCACTGGACGGCCGATCGTCAGGTCGCACCGGGCCTGCTGACCTACGGCAATGAGGAGCAGCGCGAACGTTTGTTGCCCAAAATTGTTGCTGGACAGCTTTTTTCGTCAATCGGCATGAGCGAGCACGGCGCCGGGTCCGACCTTGCTGCTGTGCAAACCAAGGCTGTCCGCGCCGACGGCGGCTGGTTACTCTCCGGCAGCAAGGTGTGGACCAGCGGGGCCCACCATGCGCACCAAGTCGTCGTGCTAGCCCGCACCAGCCCGCCGGATCCAGAACACCGCCACGCCGGGTTCAGCCAATTCCTGGTGCCGTGCGATGCCGAGGGCGTCCGCATCGAGCCCATCATCTTGATGTCGGGCGCACATCACTTCAACGAGGTGCTGTTCGATCAGGTCTTCGTATCCGATGCCGATGTGCTCGGCGAGGTCGGCAACGGCTGGCACCAGGTCACCTCCGAGTTGTCGTTCGAACGCAGCGGGCCCGAGCGGATCCTGTCCACCGGTCCCCTGCTGTTCGCCGCCATCCGCGCACTCGGTGGTGGACCGGTGCCCGATGGCCGCACCGCCGCCGACATCGGCGACCTGATGGCGCGGTTGATCTCGCTGCGGCAGCTGTCGTTGTCGGTGGCACGCACGCTCACCGACGGCGGCGACGCGGCGAATCAGGCCGCGCTGGTGAAGGACCTCGGCACGCGTTTCGAAGCCGAATCCGTGGGGTTGATCGCCGATCTGCTCGAGGCGGTACCCCCGAATTCCGAACTGGAGACGATGCTGAGCACCGCGTGGCTGCACAAGCCCATGTTCACCCTGCGCGGCGGTACCAATGAGGTGCTTCGCGGCGTGATCGCCCGCGGAATGGGGCTGCGATGA
- a CDS encoding PaaI family thioesterase translates to MTGVDEQVNEHDLETPDSIQVRFGIEYVESDPPEATAVLSMPMHRFRNPCTDAPTVGPLAILVDAAAGIVNHYRRRPGQWTVSSELSMDLSPDVGDLDGPVLASAHSPGPLGATSLGICRLTYRGTVIGIGIVRSFFIDAGDVVPQQRPETLHRSGETSFADLMAVQVTQDGPATVLAQRVDRNLNNDIDIVHGGVAAAGLELAASAAINRDPFDGLLQTGSLRVNFLRPFFAGTESRYEGTTMRIGRNTGVSDAQAIGDDGKVAITARVTAYR, encoded by the coding sequence ATGACCGGGGTCGACGAACAGGTAAACGAGCACGATCTCGAGACACCCGACTCGATACAGGTCCGGTTCGGTATCGAATACGTCGAATCCGACCCGCCCGAGGCCACAGCCGTGCTGTCGATGCCGATGCACCGATTCCGCAATCCTTGCACCGACGCTCCCACTGTGGGCCCTCTGGCGATCCTCGTCGACGCCGCTGCCGGGATCGTCAACCATTACCGCAGACGGCCAGGCCAGTGGACGGTGTCAAGCGAGCTGTCGATGGACCTCAGCCCCGACGTCGGTGACCTCGACGGCCCGGTGCTGGCCAGCGCGCATTCGCCGGGTCCGCTGGGTGCCACGTCGCTGGGCATCTGCAGGCTGACCTATCGCGGCACGGTCATCGGCATAGGCATAGTGCGGTCGTTCTTCATCGACGCCGGCGACGTCGTCCCCCAGCAACGGCCGGAGACGCTGCACCGGTCGGGCGAGACCTCTTTCGCCGACCTGATGGCGGTACAAGTTACGCAGGATGGTCCGGCGACGGTGCTGGCGCAGCGGGTCGACCGCAACCTGAACAACGACATCGACATCGTGCACGGGGGCGTCGCCGCCGCCGGCCTGGAGCTCGCGGCATCGGCGGCGATCAACCGGGACCCCTTTGACGGTCTGCTGCAGACGGGATCATTACGGGTGAACTTTCTTCGTCCGTTTTTCGCCGGCACCGAATCCCGCTATGAGGGCACGACGATGCGGATAGGCCGCAACACCGGTGTGAGCGATGCGCAGGCCATCGGCGACGACGGCAAGGTGGCGATCACCGCGCGAGTGACCGCCTACCGCTGA
- a CDS encoding acyl-CoA dehydrogenase family protein yields the protein MRRNIFDGIHDEFRATARSFFERECVPNVEKWERDGKVSREAWLAAGEHGLIGWEFDEKYGGLGVKDFRFNQIISEEMFLTGSVGIGLGVQNDILVPYLNDLTTEEQKERWLPKFVSGEYIGSIAMSEPAAGSDLAGIKTTARDEGDHWVVNGQKTFISNGLLSKLVLTAVKTDPSARHKGISLLMIEDGMEGFTRGRKLDKIGQYSADTAELFFEDVKVPKDNLVGELNRGFYHLVSNLPSERVGVACYALPAARRALDLTKAYALERTAFGQPIGKFQVNRHFLAEMQTKLDAAQTYLDQCVLSVNDGTLSDQDAAGLKWWTSEVQWEIIDRCLQLHGGYGYINEYEVARLWRDSRVQRLYAGTTEIMKDLMGRAMGY from the coding sequence ATGCGCCGCAACATCTTCGATGGAATCCACGACGAGTTCCGGGCCACCGCCAGGAGCTTCTTCGAGCGCGAATGCGTGCCGAACGTAGAGAAGTGGGAACGCGACGGCAAGGTGAGCCGCGAGGCCTGGCTGGCCGCAGGCGAACACGGATTGATCGGCTGGGAGTTCGACGAAAAGTACGGCGGCCTTGGCGTCAAGGACTTCCGGTTCAACCAGATCATCTCCGAGGAGATGTTTCTGACCGGCTCGGTCGGCATCGGCCTCGGCGTGCAGAACGACATCCTGGTGCCGTACCTCAACGACCTGACCACCGAGGAGCAGAAGGAACGCTGGCTGCCCAAGTTCGTCTCCGGCGAGTACATCGGATCCATCGCGATGTCCGAACCCGCGGCCGGGTCCGACCTGGCCGGCATCAAGACCACCGCACGCGACGAGGGCGACCACTGGGTGGTCAACGGCCAGAAGACCTTTATCAGCAACGGCCTGCTGTCCAAGCTGGTGCTGACGGCCGTGAAGACCGATCCGTCGGCCCGGCACAAAGGCATCAGCCTGCTGATGATCGAGGACGGGATGGAGGGTTTCACCCGCGGCCGCAAGCTCGACAAAATCGGCCAATACTCCGCCGACACCGCCGAATTGTTCTTCGAAGATGTCAAGGTGCCCAAGGACAACCTGGTGGGAGAGCTCAACCGCGGCTTCTACCATCTGGTCTCCAACCTGCCCAGCGAGCGGGTCGGCGTAGCGTGCTACGCGCTGCCGGCCGCCCGCCGCGCGCTCGACCTGACCAAGGCCTACGCGCTGGAGCGCACCGCGTTCGGTCAGCCGATCGGCAAGTTTCAGGTCAATAGGCACTTCCTCGCCGAAATGCAGACCAAACTCGACGCCGCCCAGACTTACCTCGATCAGTGCGTGCTCTCGGTCAACGACGGCACTCTGAGCGATCAGGACGCCGCCGGGCTGAAGTGGTGGACCTCGGAAGTGCAGTGGGAGATCATCGACCGCTGCCTGCAGCTGCACGGCGGCTACGGCTACATCAACGAGTACGAAGTGGCGAGGCTCTGGCGGGATTCGCGGGTGCAACGCCTCTACGCCGGCACCACCGAGATCATGAAGGACCTCATGGGAAGGGCAATGGGGTATTAA